The Clostridia bacterium DNA window TATGTTGTATTGCATCAAACTTACATCCGGCAATACAGTGACCACAAACCTCACACTTTTCTGCAAATACAGCCTTAACCCGTTTCCCTTCAAACTTGAATATTCCTTCGCTGCACACATTAACACATGTACCACAGCAGGAACATTTATCTTGATCAATAGATATATCAGGAATAGTATTGCTTTTCACAAAACTCCCCCCATAATCTGAAATCATCAAATTCTAAAAAATATCCATTTTATATAATTAAAATAGGCGCCGCTTATACTTCCCACCGCTTAACTCCTAATCTACTTTTCCAATATATTTATTATATCTTCTAACTTCCCTCTATATGTAGGTTTAGGAGTCGAATCCCTTAAATCTGATGAAGGACTTTTTACAAAAAAAGTTCTTATTCCTACATGTGCAGCTACCATATCCATATGTTCGTCACCTATCATCAAACATTGTTCAGGCTTGATATCAATCCTATCTGTTATTTGTTTATAATATTGTGGATTTGGTTTTGCAAATTTACAATTTTCAAATGAAGTCACCAATTTAAAAGGGAATTTATCCACCCCTGCCCATTTTAAACGCTCAAACATCACATCTTTAGGAAATATCGGATTGGTTGCTATGACAACTTGATATCCTAAATCAAATACTTTTTCAACCACCCTTTTTGCTTCAGGCACTTTCTCTTCTTCCCGCTCAAGGGAAGGAAGATCGTGTTTATGTACATAATCAAATATCTGCATCCCTTCATCAGCAGGATAATCGATCAGAGGAAAAAATGTTTCTATAAAAACTTGTTTGTTTATTTTCCTTCCATCATTTTTTGTCATAGCCATAAAAGCGGCATACATGGCCTTCTCAAACTTTTCCGGAGATATTGTATCAGGAAATCTATTATATACAAGCTTAATATATTCATCTCCCATCCTGTTTCTATCGTTTTTTAACAATGTACCATCAAGGTCAAAAAGAACAGCTTTTACCCCCATAATACCTCCTCCTTTGTATAGCAAATAATTCTATTTTCTAAAAGCGGCACCTGCTTTTTATTGTATCAAATCTGGTTTATATATCCAAATACACAAATTATAAAAGGCCTCGGAGATCCGGTTTTGAGATCTATCAATACAATCCCGAGGCCTTTTATCAAAATGCTTTGTCTTTATACTTCTATACTTTCAAATACCCTCCCAAATCTTTCCAGTGTGTCATCGATTATTTGATCGGTATCTGCCATACTAGTATACATACGACTGCCAGCAAGGGTGATCATCCCTTCTGCAGTATAAGCCGCACCAATCTCATGCAGTCGATACATGCGCTCTTTTAACTGTTCCATAAAATCCGGCTTTCTTATATCGATAAACATAAGACCTGTTGTTTCTAGATGGCATATAGATGCCTGATTGTAAACTACAAAGGGCAGCTTATATTTATCGATGAGTTTTTCTAGCCCTACACACAGTCTATCGCCTGCTCTGCCCGCCTTTATAGCTGCATCTGTTTCCTCTATCGCCTTTAGTGCATAATACCCTGCAACACAACTCAAAGGATTAGCAGAAAGCGTCCCACCAACATATGCACGTTTTTTGGTCCCCTCTACACCTGAAGCAAGGCAAGCCATTACTTCAGATCTGCCTCCTAACCCTCCTGCACCCGGGTATCCACCGGCTATAATCTTACCAAATACGGTGAGGTCAGGCTTTATGTTGAAGTAACCTTGTGCTCCTCCCATACCCAGTCTAAATCCAGTCACCACCTCATCAAATATGAGCAGAGCGCCAAATTCATCACATAGCTCACGGACTTGCTGGTTATATTCCTTGAACACCGGTCTGGTACCACTTTCAGGACCTACCGGCTCAATCAAAACCGCCGCAGTACCTCCATCTTGCTCATTCTTTTCCATAAGTTTTCTAAGTCCATCTATGTCATTAGGGAAAACTTCTTGGGTATCTGCCAAGCAACCTTTAGGTATACCATGGGCTTCAAAAGATCCTGTACCCGGGATGTGAAGTCCATAAACCAACTGGTCACTCCAACCGTGATATGCCCCGCCTACCTTTATTATCTTTTTTTTGCCTGTAAATGTCCTAGCAGTACGTATAGCCGCCATATCTGCCTCTGTACCACTTCCTAACATCCTAAACATCTCCACTGCAGGCATGTGTCGGTTTATAAATTCCG harbors:
- a CDS encoding HAD family hydrolase, with product MGVKAVLFDLDGTLLKNDRNRMGDEYIKLVYNRFPDTISPEKFEKAMYAAFMAMTKNDGRKINKQVFIETFFPLIDYPADEGMQIFDYVHKHDLPSLEREEEKVPEAKRVVEKVFDLGYQVVIATNPIFPKDVMFERLKWAGVDKFPFKLVTSFENCKFAKPNPQYYKQITDRIDIKPEQCLMIGDEHMDMVAAHVGIRTFFVKSPSSDLRDSTPKPTYRGKLEDIINILEK
- a CDS encoding aminotransferase class III-fold pyridoxal phosphate-dependent enzyme, giving the protein MDNQKYAISKWRDTGEILKKLNELVNRPVCKINRDKMKEYAAYFQTKCNKSREMTSEAKKYIPGGVQHNLAFNHPFPLAIKKAEGAYLWDVDGNRYVDFLQAGGPTLLGSNYKPVREKVIELLNDCGPVTGLFHEYEFKLAEFINRHMPAVEMFRMLGSGTEADMAAIRTARTFTGKKKIIKVGGAYHGWSDQLVYGLHIPGTGSFEAHGIPKGCLADTQEVFPNDIDGLRKLMEKNEQDGGTAAVLIEPVGPESGTRPVFKEYNQQVRELCDEFGALLIFDEVVTGFRLGMGGAQGYFNIKPDLTVFGKIIAGGYPGAGGLGGRSEVMACLASGVEGTKKRAYVGGTLSANPLSCVAGYYALKAIEETDAAIKAGRAGDRLCVGLEKLIDKYKLPFVVYNQASICHLETTGLMFIDIRKPDFMEQLKERMYRLHEIGAAYTAEGMITLAGSRMYTSMADTDQIIDDTLERFGRVFESIEV